From Trichoderma atroviride chromosome 1, complete sequence, one genomic window encodes:
- a CDS encoding uncharacterized protein (BUSCO:EOG092D2U8Y~TransMembrane:1 (i73-92o)), whose product MAKRRVKKRTHMGASNPQPNSAGHASARDPKSMVIRIGAGEVGSSISQLASDVRKVMEPGTASRLKERRNNRLKDYVVMCGPLGVTHLMLFSRSEGGNTNMRVALAPRGPTLNFRVEKYSLCKDIQKIQRHPKGMGKEFLSAPLLVMNGFSRPDATSKSKVPKHLESLATTVFSSMFPPINPQATPIKSIRRVLLLNREQSKEDDGTFIINFRHYAITTKRSGVSKQLRRINAAEQFLGTKTSRRSQMPNLGKLEDIADYMIGGESGDGYVSDATSGSEADTDAEVEVQETASRKVLSAKARAAAAENGQDEELEEGNVERHVVKLVELGPRMRLRLTKVEEGMCSGKVMWHEYINKSATEIKELEKRWEKRTQEKEARRREQKANVDKKKAAKAAQKAANKGGKADDDEDDDEDDYDYYSDMDVDELDSEGLAGDAEFKVNEQKEEDGEWEDQEEEIGNN is encoded by the exons ATGGCGAAACGAAGAGTCAAGAAGCGAACCCACATGGGGGCCAGCAACCCCCAGCCTAACTCGGCCGGACATGCCTCTGCCCGCGATCCCAAGAGCATGGTCATCAGAATAGGCGCTGGAGAGGTCGGTTCAAGCATCAGCCAGCTTGCGTCGGATGTTCGAAAAGTCATGGAGCCCGGAACTGCTAGTCGGCTAAAGGAGCGAAGGAACAACCGATTGAAGGACTATGTGGTCATGTGCGGTCCATTGGGAGTGACGCATCTGATGCTCTTTTCGCGATCAGAAGGAGGAAATACAAACATGAGAGTTGCTCTGGCGCCTCGAGGGCCGACATTGAACTTTCGAGTTGAGAAGTACTCTCTCTGCAAAGATATCCAGAAGATTCAGCGACATCCCAAGGGCATGGGGAAGGAATTTCTCTCTGCTCCTCTG CTGGTCATGAACGGATTCTCTCGACCTGACGCCACTTCTAAATCAAAGGTCCCCAAGCATCTCGAATCATTAGCCACCACCGTCTTCTCATCCATGTTTCCCCCGATCAACCCCCAAGCTACACCAATCAAGTCGATTCGCAGAGTGCTGCTCCTGAACCGAGAGCAGTCCAAGGAGGACGACGGcaccttcatcatcaactttAGACACtacgccatcaccaccaaacGATCGGGCGTTTCAAAACAGCTGCGCCGCATCAATGCCGCTGAACAGTTCCTTGGCACCAAGACCAGCCGACGAAGCCAAATGCCCAACCTGGGAAAGCTAGAAGATATCGCAGACTACATGATTGGCGGCGAAAGCGGCGATGGATATGTCTCTGACGCGACGAGTGGCAGCGAAGCCGATACCGATGCCGAAGTCGAAGTTCAAGAGACCGCTTCACGAAAAGTTTTGTCTGCCAAGGCTCGTGCCGCTGCCGCGGAGAACGGCCAGGATGAAGAACTCGAAGAAGGAAACGTGGAACGACACGTGGTGAAGCTTGTCGAGCTGGGACCTCGCATGAGACTGCGCCTGACCAAGGTCGAGGAGGGCATGTGCTCAGGCAAGGTCATGTGGCACGAGTATATTAACAAGTCGGCTACGGAAATCAAGGAGCTCGAGAAGCGATGGGAGAAGCGGACACAGGAGAAGGAAGCACGACGACGcgagcaaaaggccaacgtggacaagaagaaggcggcaaaGGCAGCCCAGAAGGCAGCAAACAAGGGAGGAAAggcagacgacgatgaggatgatgacgaggacgattATGATTACTACAGCGATATGGACGTGGATGAGCTTGACAGCGAGGGCTtggctggcgatgccgaGTTCAAGGTCAATGagcagaaggaggaggatggcgagTGGGAGGACcaggaagaggagattggTAATAACTAA
- a CDS encoding uncharacterized protein (EggNog:ENOG41~BUSCO:EOG092D03PE): MMTRLSWKLNPPSLAESLAGEQLKMYLNLLGDDMALSHPAMAPWLKKKLPPLLKQHVDPIPFLPDPTSTLLVPPELQSYGKPFLSDNDDEIISVSSDLQTSDKPVESWADLGFELMKCAENTKGALEICRLILETAKQDTDMEESREEAFIEPENDVSHNGKKATDENDDKEKTSATPPLDSKESQLSEVADDTAKSDATQKESSATQAARKRSQSTAGLPDGADEENVTEKRSKRVRRRVETAQAAEEAPDPNKLIANQLRPFQEADQHLFTMTKNMLETIGVEDKETYEYVDEILNLCAAEDRLSSKSTRVGANDLRALITDFKEDVAMVFLNKKEQATLGLSSFLEHAKTGSQDQAVNVPFNEAKGLRDFAQKVEERYEQMTSHDIVFEWMKTISLSYVSFKWPDGMKTAVVQMLNTADSSLYRRISEELNENPSPEALASLESLIPMIFELYIDIYERITNPSSAVDYATRMETKYRLQRWLDIASAYVGLMNRPATDPLCVRFLWASVMVSSLSDKPVREHILLLWTSLRDFLAEEEIDALTLPNNVVMPMISPAAADREISKLTTMDFFLSLFQEGMESPVHVIETLEPVLNPSSVCVSSEDHDATDADASPSSDSEEQKSTQRISDCATQGMRDLWKFLRSSSTELRLFLWSRLGDAYEAIKYTTKRFSCLLRSIELIVADLESEKYAKLPDESRLLLYMRTLKSLDELLIQALTLALNDSSVFDIIDDDHLKSSCSAIAKVNSILHVAFLCEDEIKIGLKTAPSSNSTFQSLVTKLREMQVRTWCLQFTMFRAGLPLQNPIAPEKDLADFLAAIHQVIGLRKCCKASNKIFLKVMRMELLQNKNTENWEDYLGQVVYDLYGLKLGVGVWEVQDHGCPHEKLEKRQTMQLVEKVMILANRMPMKDLLKSDLKAAIEHMQQTIGQPKSTPQMIHNLRNFTELVKKPIHPLRLYQALVGEVSVDAVSTNTPEAALAKHGWFFLLGMIALTKFKAVDLNRRQTPGATDDLRIGATFLRLQLQFSSDSWESWFRLAECFDYDLDEAVLWTADKMNKDRAELVKFQRNAIHCYTLALSHSRYQEIEGKDEDPLHDLYHKFGMRLYASSREPFAMEPFQHSDQERFFIQNMGAGTFKRILHEQMTEYKVWKFAAKMFRMAMERKPGNWKNPYMLAKCYWKMYQTPEEELDSKDMHSRIEMTTLLKALKDAVNVAYNARKSRSSDPILEPHYKIVSIAHKLVMRGDLPAKEAAELLSEQPFGVQFKPDDIFASFTEPEDWEEYIIPSLVKLKEKDKSNWQHRIVARHAKILFDEATLEQVSDIKVAARAAFAILKENMFTKTMVMNVWKCDAERPGRHHVFTEQYVRFMTKLLVIMSDKSNLEQLLRRLRKKGADFYHFVDLWQSCCNAYLKLLREAHNIPHLTDDAFKSLSTEEFEIISERITEWAARDEANVPAFNCMKEAIELKKLNANLMKAAGIDDLINDCYSKIYVDVAGTLPGQEPSKIIEERNQAKEIAAKLEAEAAAQADANKPTSSLSNILNPPSTHESLAGTATPLEGEKSEAAPRTRRVGVRRPDVLRKAEQAVARSMEAPKSAHPRSRVGSMSSGKRGSQTPNVGASDADTDEEGPETQIRREEAGEDTDMPDTHYEEDGHVAERHDDSKIEDKEELESEEGEEGEEGEEGEEGEEGEEGEEGDEAEEAEEAEEAEEVEEADEAPSLVDSADESDLSDVPDDYEEDVPPGLMFPHLGRTIQSGETSGEDADSESEGDEEEDEDEDDEEHGEDEAEEAEDGEEEHEGDESKDIHGDGEEEGEGEEGDEEEEGHDDDTEMAEPNTPGENEDESVDMGT, from the exons ATGATGACCCGGCTGTCATGGAAGTTGAACCCCCCTTCTCTCGCCGAGAGCTTGGCGGGGGAGCAGCTCAAGATGTACTTGAATCTTCTTGGAGATGACATGGCACTGTCGCATCCTGCAATGGCACCttggctgaagaaaaaaCTGCCACCTCTCCTGAAACAACATGTTGATCCGATACCGTTTTTACCTGATCCCACTTCGACACTCTTGGTACCGCCAGAGCTGCAAAGTTACGGCAAACCTTTTCTCTCCGATAACGACGATGAGATCATTTCTGTGTCAAGCGACTTACAGACCTCTGACAAGCCCGTTGAGTCATGGGCTGACCTTGGTTTTGAACTCATGAAGTGTGCTGAAAATACAAAGGGCGCTTTGGAGATCTGCAGGTTGATCTTGGAAACAGCTAAGCAGGATACAGACATGGAAGAATCGCGAGAAGAGGCTTTCATTGAACCTGAAAATGATGTCTCTCACAATGGCAAAAAAGCTACTGATGAGAATGATGACAAAGAGAAGACGTCTGCAACACCGCCGCTGGATTCAAAAGAGAGTCAGCTATCCGAGGTCGCCGATGATACTGCAAAAAGCGATGCAACGCAAAAAGAGTCGAGTGCAACGCAGGCGGCCAGAAAACGATCGCAGTCAACTGCAGGGCTACCAGATGGCGCTGACGAAGAAAATGTGActgaaaagagaagcaagagagTCCGCCGAAGAGTAGAAACAGCCcaggctgctgaagaagccccTGATCCAAATAAGCTGATAGCGAATCAGCTTCGCCCCTTTCAAGAGGCTGACCAACACCTTTTCACCATGACCAAAAACATGCTCGAGACGATTGGCGTGGAAGACAAGGAAACTTACGAATATGTGGATGAGATTCTGAATCTATGTGCCGCAGAAGATCGTCTGTCTTCCAAATCTACCCGTGTTGGAGCTAATGACTTGCGCGCTCTAATAACCGACTTCAAGGAGGATGTTGCAATggtatttcttaataaaaagGAGCAAGCAACTTTGGGgctttcttcctttttagAGCATGCCAAAACTGGATCTCAAGATCAGGCCGTAAATGTTCCCTTCAACGAAGCCAAGGGCTTAAGGGATTTTGCCCAAAAAGTGGAGGAGAGATACGAGCAGATGACGAGCCACGACATTGTTTTCGAGTGGATGAAAACAATAAGCCTCAGTTATGTTTCTTTCAAGTGGCCGGACGGTATGAAAACCGCAGTGGTTCAGATGTTGAATACAGCCGACTCCTCTTTATACAGGCGCATTTCGGAGGAACTGAATGAAAACCCTTCCCCTGAAGCTCTTGCAAGTTTGGAATCTCTAATCCCCATGATATTTGAGCTTTACATCGATATTTACGAGCGAATTACCAACCCTAGCAGCGCTGTTGATTATGCAACCCGTATGGAGACCAAATACCGGCTTCAGCGATGGTTGGATATAGCATCGGCTTATGTGGGCTTAATGAATCGGCCTGCGACGGACCCTCTATGTGTCAGGTTTTTATGGGCGTCTGTCATGGTATCATCGCTCTCCGACAAACCGGTTCGAGAGCATATTCTCCTGTTATGGACATCGCTTCGAGATTTCTTAGCGGAAGAGGAAATTGACGCGCTGACCTTACCAAACAATGTAGTTATGCCTATGatttctccagctgctgcagatcgAGAGATATCGAAGCTTACTACTATGGACTTTTTCCTCAGTCTTTTCCAGGAAGGGATGGAAAGCCCCGTTCACGTTATTGAAACCTTGGAGCCTGTTCTTAACCCTTCATCTGTCTGTGTATCCTCAGAGGACCATGATGCGACagatgctgatgcttctCCATCGTCTGACTCAGAGGAACAAAAAAGCACGCAACGCATATCAGACTGTGCCACTCAAGGCATGCGTGACCTATGGAAATTCTTgcgtagcagcagcacggaGCTAAGATTATTTCTCTGGTCGCGACTTGGCGACGCCTACGAAGCCATAAAATACACCACCAAGAGGTTTTCATGCCTCCTTCGGAGCATAGAGCTTATTGTGGCAGATTTGGAGAGCGAAAAGTATGCTAAGCTACCGGATGAATCTCGCCTGCTTCTTTACATGCGGACTCTAAAGTCTCTTGACGAGTTGCTGATTCAAGCATTAACACTGGCCTTGAACGACAGTTCGGTATTTGACATTATTGACGACGATCATCTCAAGTCAAGCTGCAGTGCTATTGCGAAAGTGAATTCCATCCTCCACGTTGCATTCTTATGTGAGGATGAGATAAAGATAGGACTCAAGACAGCGCCGTCTTCAAATTCCACCTTCCAGTCTCTCGTCACCAAATTACGAGAAATGCAAGTACGTACTTGGTGTCTTCAATTCACCATGTTCAGGGCGGGCCTACCTCTACAAAACCCCATTGCTCCGGAAAAGGATCTGGCAGATTTCCTAGCCGCCATCCATCAAGTTATTGGTCTCCGAAAATGCTGCAAAGCGTCCAACAAGATCTTCCTCAAAGTCATGCGCATGGAGCTCCTCCAGAATAAAAACACTGAGAATTGGGAAGACTATCTAGGGCAAGTGGTTTACGATCTTTACGGACTTAAGCTTGGAGTGGGAGTGTGGGAAGTTCAGGACCACGGCTGTCCGCAtgagaagctcgagaagcGACAGACGATGCAGCTCGTGGAAAAGGTAATGATTCTGGCAAACCGCATGCCGATGAAGGATCTTTTGAAGTCGGACCTCAAGGCCGCAATTGAACATATGCAACAGACCATCGGCCAGCCGAAGTCTACACCACAGATGATTCACAACCTACGCAACTTTACCGAACTTGTGAAGAAACCCATACATCCCCTCCGACTCTATCAAGCGTTGGTTGGAGAGGTGTCGGTAGATGCAGTATCGACAAACACACCAGAAGCTGCCTTGGCCAAGCACGGCTGGTTTTTCTTACTTGGGATGATAGCATTGACCAAGTTCAAAGCTGTTGACTTGAATCGACGACAGACACCAGGCGCTACGGATGATCTTCGAATTGGAGCGACTTTCCTAAGGCTACAGCTGCAGTTTAGCTCTGACAGCTGGGAATCGTGGTTCCGGCTGGCTGAATGCTTCGACTATGATTTGGACGAAGCTGTGCTGTGGACGGCCGATAAAATGAACAAAGATCGGGCGGAACTGGTTAAATTCCAGAGAAATGCTATCCACTGCTATACGCTTGCCTTGTCACATTCTAGGTACCAAGAGATTGAGggcaaagatgaagaccCGTTGCATGACCTCTATCATAAGTTCGGAATGCGCCTGTATGCTTCTAGCCGAGAACCATTTGCCATGGAGCCCTTTCAGCATTCCGATCAGGAACGATTCTTTATCCAAAACATGGGAGCTGGGACATTTAAAAGGATTTTACATGAACAAATGACTGAGTACAAGGTGTGGAAGTTTGCTGCCAAGATGTTCAGAATGGCCATGGAACGCAAGCCCGGCAACTGGAA GAACCCCTATATGCTGGCCAAGTGCTATTGGAAAATGTACCAGAcgccagaagaagaactcGATAGCAAAGACATGCACAGCAGAATCGAGATGACAACGCTGCTCAAGGCGCTAAAGGATGCGGTTAACGTGGCTTACAACGCGAGGAAATCTCGAAGCAGCGATCCGATCCTCGAGCCGCATTACAAGATTGTGTCGATTGCTCACAAACTGGTCATGCGAGGCGATCTTCCTGCCAAGGAAGCTGCTGAATTGCTATCGGAGCAGCCATTCGGCGTGCAGTTCAAGCCCGATGacatctttgcttcttttacAGAGCCCGAAGATTGGGAGGAATACATCATCCCAAGCCTTGtgaagctcaaggagaaggataAGTCTAATTGGCAACACCGGATTGTGGCGCGCCACGCGAAGATCCTGTTTGACGAGGCCACCCTGGAGCAAGTTAGTGACATCAAAGTGGCGGCTCGGGCAGCCTTTGCAATCTTGAAGGAAAATATGTTCACAAAGACAATGGTCATGAATGTGTGGAAATGCGATGCTGAGCGTCCAGGCCGTCACCATGTCTTTACTGAACAATACGTCCGATTTATGACAAAACTACTTGTCATAATGTCAGATAAGTCAAACTTGGAGCAGTTGCTTCGCCGTCTACGGAAAAAGGGGGCCGATTTCTACCACTTTGTCGACTTGTGGCAATCTTGCTGCAACGCGTACCTCAAGCTTCTGAGAGAGGCCCACAATATTCCACATCTTACAGACGATGCGTTCAAGTCTCTGTCTACCGAAGAATTCGAAATTATAAGCGAGAGAATCACAGAGTGGGCTGCTCGCGATGAGGCAAACGTGCCAGCGTTCAACTGCATgaaagaagccattgagcTAAAGAAGCTGAACGCCAATTTGATGAAGGCCGCTGGAATTGACGATTTGATCAATGATTGTTATTCCAAGATTTACGTGGATGTGGCTGGCACATTACCGGGCCAAGAGCCGAGCAAAATCATCGAAGAACGCAaccaggccaaggagattgcggccaagcttgaagctgaggctgcggcCCAAGCTGATGCCAACAAGCCAACCAGTTCTCTCAGCAACATACTCAACCCCCCAAGCACGCACGAGAGCCTTGCCGGCACTGCAACGCCGCTGGAGGGAGAAAAGTCGGAAGCGGCGCCACGGACTCGTAGAGTTGGAGTTCGAAGGCCGGATGTCCTTCGCAAGGCGGAGCAAGCTGTTGCTCGCTCCATGGAAGCTCCAAAATCAGCTCACCCTAGGAGTCGAGTTGGCAGCATGTCGAGCGGCAAGCGTGGAAGCCAGACGCCGAATGTGGGCGCTAGTGACGCCGACACTGATGAAGAAGGGCCAGAAACGCAAAtcaggagagaagaggcaggGGAAGATACGGACATGCCTGACACTCATTACGAGGAGGATGGCCATGTTGCTGAGCGTCACGATGACTCCAAGATTGAGgacaaagaagagcttgagagtgaagaaggcgaagagggtgaagagggtgaagagggcgaggagggcgaggagggcgaggaagGCGAGGAGGGTGATGAGGCagaagaggcggaagaggcagaagaggcggaagaggtagaagaggcagatgaggCGCCAAGTCTTGTCGATTCCGCCGACGAAAGCGACCTCAGCGACGTTCCAGATGATTACGAAGAAGACGTCCCGCCAGGTCTAATGTTCCCACACCTAGGCCGAACCATCCAAAGTGGCGAAACTAGCGGCGAAGACGCTGATAGCGAAAGCGAaggtgatgaggaagaggacgaggacgaggacgacgaagagcatggcgaagatgaagccgaagaagctgaagatggtGAGGAAGAGCACGAGGGCGACGAGAGCAAAGATAtccatggcgacggcgaagaggaaggggaaggggaagaaggcgatgaagaggaagagggacaTGACGATGATACTGAGATGGCGGAGCCAAATACTCCGGGGGAGAATGAGGATGAATCTGTAGATATGGGGACATAG
- a CDS encoding uncharacterized protein (BUSCO:EOG092D0YW3), translating into MGDVAKLYEPVVPELTEEILHESIDARTESLATLRELGPPDLVHLLKQSTRDSRKQTGVYHHVTGVDASSSASLAPYINTLAYGDHGPNAVSRTVAGVFCCYNAFSRLDMRVHVSYPGTVESYCVDERGDKRKASDELWLETYLCSVLRAYSYADDGSGSSIRKIVGVRRFNPVTKTETEHRFLNAAEQLFFRGWQLGSDSIVQVPTNVSNHLTTGLLKYLDTTGRYASGINLFEKLRTQSVEVASLLAKVLFMGSEEVLGVKILYESLQQTPMDYVMLDTQAEYLLKKAQKADTPEVKEERLKMALGCADRSTIAAPSEFSTWARLAQVYVAMEDWENALTTLNSCPMFTYQDKDSPMMPEPRDFHLPIMAETRLDEIDSELESRYSEQVDPSLLGLRAASYRGTFKKAYGILTEMTAKIGWDQLLKIRSNVFVMEDEYRTEKQEATQAAQPKRTPSMDGLRGTPDPTTNGDEGSDDEGEKSAEAATTLAPNGEGSGVERPSSTADPEEVKADTTENGTHADDHLSKLNTKRLCERWLDSLFMVLYEDLRVYTIWRTQMAQYRAQQMQYKKSAEEWEILGSLAERLQHFDEAAEAYRACLSLRFSPIALAGVLRGFEKAKSTRDTVAALMRLVTWQYRRYSQFSPELLRTIRILIEDEGAMKVRSIVQTRGLPQPVIDLTHGWTALFTNFHSNGTDS; encoded by the exons ATGGGTGATGTTGCGAAGCTTTATGAGCCAGTAGTGCCTGA ATTAACAGAGGAAATCCTCCACGAGTCGATTGATGCCCGAACGGAGTCGCTAGCAACACTACGAGAGCTGGGCCCGCCGGACCTGGTGCATCTCTTGAAGCAGTCCACGCGCGATTCGCGGAAGCAG ACCGGCGTCTACCATCATGTCACCGGTGTAGATGCGTCGTCTTCAGCCAGTCTGGCACCCTATATCAATACTCTGGCGTACGGCGACCATGGCCCGAACGCAGTCAGCAGGACCGTTGCGGGTGTGTTTTG CTGCTACAATGCCTTTTCAAGATTGGACATGCGCGTGCACGTGTCTTACCCCGGAACGGTCGAGAGCTATTGCGTTGACGAGCGAGGCGACAAGCGAAAGGCTTCGGATGAGTTGTGGCTGGAGACATATCTTTGCAGTGTTTTAAGGGCTTATTCATAtgccgatgatggcagcgggAGCAGTATTCGCAAAATCGTTGGCGTCCGAAGATTCAACCCTGTTACAAAGACCGAAACCGAGCATCGCTTCCTTAATGCGGCCGaacagctcttcttcaggg GTTGGCAATTGGGATCTGACTCCATCGTCCAAGTTCCCACGAATGTATCAAATCATCTCACTACTGGGCTGCTCAAGTACCTCGACACAACGGGTCGTTATGCATCTGGGATCAATCTTTTTGAGAAGCTTCGTACTCAGAGTGTCGAAGTCGCCTCTTTGCTGGCAAAGGTGCTTTTCATGGGTAGCGAGGAAGTTTTGGGAGTAAAAATTCTGTACGAATCTCTTCAGCAGACTCCGATGGATTACGTTATGCTTGACACTCAGGCAGAATACCTGCTAAAGAAAGCCCAAAAAGCCGACACACCAGAGGTGAAAGAGGAGAGACTGAAAATGGCTCTTGGATGTGCTGACCGCAGCACGATAGCTGCTCCGAGCGAGTTTAGTACTTGGGCCCGATTGGCCCAGGTATACGTTGCGATGGAAGACTGGGAAAACGCCTTGACTACACTCAACTCTTGCCCCATGTTTACCTACCAAGACAAGGATTCTCCCATGATGCCCGAGCCGCGGGATTTTCACCTCCCTATTATGGCCGAGACTCGCCTTGACGAGATTGACAGCGAGCTCGAGTCAAGATACTCGGAGCAAGTCGATCCGAGCCTGTTGGGCCTGAGGGCGGCGTCTTACCGCGGCACGTTTAAGAAAGCGTACGGCATCTTGACAGAAATGACGGCCAAGATCGGCTGGgaccagcttctcaagaTACGCAGCAACGTTTTCGTCATGGAAGATGAATACCGCAccgagaagcaagaagctACCCAAGCTGCTCAGCCAAAACGCACGCCGAGTATGGACGGCCTCAGGGGCACGCCAGACCCTACCACCAATGGAGACGAAGGTtcagatgatgaaggcgAGAAATCTGCCGAGGCCGCAACTACACTGGCTCCCAATGGAGAGGGCAGTGGAGTTGAGAGACCTTCCAGCACAGCTGACCCAGAAGAGGTCAAGGCCGATACAACTGAAAAC GGCACCCACGCTGATGACCACCTCTCCAAACTTAATACGAAACGGCTGTGTGAGCGTTGGCTCGATAGCTTGTTCATGGTCCTGTACGAAGATTTGCGTGTGTACACAATCTGGCGCACGCAAATGGCTCAGTATCGCGCCCAGCAAATGCAATACAAGAAATCGGCGGAAGAGTGGGAGATTCTTGGCTCGCTCGCGGAGCGACTGCAGCACTTTGACGAAGCGGCCGAGGCATACCGAGCTTGTCTTTCCCTACGCTTCAGCCCCATAGCCTTGGCCGGCGTATTGCGCGGCTTTgagaaggccaagagcaCGAGAGACACGGTGGCCGCCTTGATGAGACTTGTCACCTGGCAGTATAGGCGGTACAGCCAGTTCAGcccggagctgctgcgcaCCATCCGCATATTGATCGAGGACGAGGGAGCCATGAAGGTGAGGAGCATCGTTCAGACAAGAGGCCTGCCGCAACCTGTGATTGATTTGACACACGGCTGGACGGCTCTATTCACCAATTTCCATAGCAATGGAACAGATAGTTAA